In Flavobacterium cerinum, one genomic interval encodes:
- a CDS encoding DUF4258 domain-containing protein, which yields MKFKFRLAYYLFGLLLGSMFLAFFFKEKKTEFCYLPNCRVLKDLRSKSISYSEATTAKFAEKWVSLEDIKKTLEFGDVDFSKSNVPMDKGKLYIVEGKNAANEDIIVEVINYSDRVVVKDVKKEQ from the coding sequence ATGAAATTCAAGTTCCGTCTGGCGTATTATTTATTTGGTTTATTATTAGGTTCGATGTTCCTGGCTTTTTTCTTTAAAGAGAAGAAAACGGAGTTTTGTTATTTACCGAATTGCCGTGTTTTAAAAGACCTGAGAAGTAAATCGATTTCGTATTCGGAGGCTACTACTGCTAAGTTTGCTGAAAAATGGGTATCATTAGAGGATATTAAAAAGACATTAGAGTTTGGCGATGTTGATTTTTCCAAAAGTAATGTTCCGATGGATAAAGGAAAATTATATATTGTGGAAGGGAAGAATGCTGCTAATGAGGATATTATAGTAGAGGTGATCAACTACAGCGACAGAGTTGTGGTAAAGGATGTAAAAAAAGAGCAATAA
- a CDS encoding alanine dehydrogenase, which yields MSLTPFTRQQLLPQEEKLEIAKQKGELFIGIPKEISYQERRICLTPDAVNSLTFHGHRVLMESGAGESSSFSDKEYSEAGAEITKDRKKVFSCPMILKVEPPTIDEIHMMNPQTLVISAIQLKTQRKAYFEALAEKRVTALAFEFIRDEDGSYPAVKSLSEIAGTASVLIAAELMINQSFGKGLLLGNITGVRPTEVVILGAGTVAEYAARTAIGLGASVKVFDNSITKLRRLQNTLNQRIFTSTIQEKSLLKSLMRCDVAIGCMKGKNRAPIIVSETMVENMKRGAIIIDVSIDTGGCFETSEITTHEKPTFIKHNVVHYCVPNIPSRYSKTASMSISNIITPFLLQIAEDGGVESAIRCNRSLKNGIYFYHGILTNRSISDWFSIPYRDINLIVF from the coding sequence ATGTCATTGACCCCATTTACCAGACAACAATTACTTCCACAAGAAGAAAAGTTAGAAATAGCCAAACAAAAGGGCGAGCTTTTTATCGGGATTCCAAAAGAAATTTCATATCAGGAACGAAGAATTTGTCTGACACCGGATGCGGTCAATTCGCTAACCTTTCACGGACATCGGGTTTTAATGGAATCCGGAGCGGGGGAGAGTTCCAGTTTTTCAGATAAAGAATACAGTGAGGCCGGTGCTGAAATTACGAAAGACCGAAAAAAGGTTTTTAGTTGCCCGATGATTCTAAAAGTAGAACCGCCTACGATTGATGAGATTCATATGATGAATCCGCAAACACTGGTGATTTCGGCGATTCAGCTAAAAACACAACGCAAAGCCTATTTTGAAGCGTTAGCCGAAAAAAGAGTAACCGCTTTGGCTTTTGAATTTATCAGAGACGAAGACGGTTCGTATCCGGCCGTAAAATCCCTTAGTGAAATTGCCGGTACCGCTTCAGTATTAATTGCTGCGGAACTGATGATTAATCAGTCATTCGGAAAAGGATTATTATTAGGGAATATTACCGGTGTACGTCCAACGGAAGTTGTAATCTTAGGAGCCGGAACGGTAGCGGAATATGCAGCCCGAACGGCCATCGGATTAGGAGCCAGTGTTAAAGTGTTTGATAACTCCATTACAAAATTAAGACGTTTACAGAATACGTTAAATCAGCGTATTTTCACTTCTACCATACAAGAAAAATCATTGTTGAAATCATTAATGCGTTGCGATGTGGCGATCGGATGTATGAAAGGGAAAAACCGGGCACCGATTATCGTATCGGAAACGATGGTTGAGAACATGAAACGCGGCGCTATCATTATTGATGTGAGTATTGATACCGGAGGTTGTTTTGAAACTTCGGAAATTACAACTCATGAAAAACCGACTTTTATCAAGCACAATGTCGTGCATTATTGCGTACCGAATATACCGTCGCGCTATTCTAAAACCGCTTCAATGTCGATCAGCAACATAATTACGCCTTTTTTATTACAGATTGCAGAAGATGGCGGAGTTGAAAGTGCGATCCGTTGTAATCGTTCGCTAAAGAACGGAATTTACTTTTACCACGGTATTTTAACGAACAGATCCATATCTGATTGGTTTTCGATTCCGTACCGCGATATAAATCTGATTGTTTTTTAG
- the tsaE gene encoding tRNA (adenosine(37)-N6)-threonylcarbamoyltransferase complex ATPase subunit type 1 TsaE: MQRTFALEEIRDVARQILSQNLKKVVTFHAEMGVGKTTLIKALVQELGVRDMASSPTFSLVNEYEGNEGERIYHFDLYRLNNEEEAYDMGIDEYFYSGDWCFIEWPEKTPNLIPIDHAAIHIKLLPGGKRLLELRN, translated from the coding sequence ATGCAAAGAACTTTCGCTCTGGAGGAAATCCGGGATGTAGCCCGACAAATACTGTCACAAAACTTAAAAAAGGTAGTTACGTTCCATGCTGAGATGGGTGTTGGTAAGACAACATTGATCAAAGCATTGGTGCAAGAACTTGGCGTACGCGATATGGCCAGTAGTCCGACTTTTTCCCTTGTTAATGAATATGAAGGGAATGAGGGAGAACGCATTTACCATTTTGATTTATACCGATTGAATAATGAAGAAGAGGCTTATGATATGGGAATCGACGAATATTTTTATTCAGGTGACTGGTGTTTTATCGAATGGCCGGAAAAAACACCCAATTTAATTCCGATTGATCATGCGGCTATACATATCAAATTACTTCCCGGAGGTAAGCGATTACTGGAACTTCGAAATTAG